Proteins encoded by one window of Paenibacillus urinalis:
- the pdhA gene encoding pyruvate dehydrogenase (acetyl-transferring) E1 component subunit alpha, which yields MSKVPYEVYTEDVEALSVLSPDGEIVNKDKMPELSDDQLKEIMYRMVFTRTWDDRAVNLGRQGRLGFYAPVSGQEASMIGSEFAIEKEDYVVPGYRDIPQLVWHGLPLYQAFLYSRGHQHGGQIPDGVNVMMPQIIIGAQILHAMGIAMGFKLKNQKNVAITYTGDGGSSEGDFYEGLNYAGRFKLPVIFFVQNNGYAITTPFSKQTAALSIAHKAVAAGIKGIKVDGMDVFAVITAVREAAERARNGEGATLIEAVTYRYRPHSLSDDASKYRTKDEEGEWNEKDPINRLAKYLEKKGLWTEEDTARVKDEAKAKVNDEIKRAEKTEKMTIPGLIDSMFEHTPKHLEEQKADFQ from the coding sequence ATGAGCAAGGTTCCTTATGAAGTTTATACAGAGGATGTAGAGGCTCTCTCCGTATTGTCTCCTGACGGTGAAATCGTTAACAAAGACAAAATGCCTGAGCTGTCCGATGATCAATTGAAAGAAATTATGTACCGTATGGTATTTACTCGTACTTGGGACGATCGCGCAGTTAATCTGGGCCGCCAAGGACGTCTTGGATTCTACGCTCCAGTATCCGGTCAAGAAGCTTCCATGATCGGCAGTGAGTTTGCCATTGAGAAAGAAGATTACGTAGTACCTGGTTACCGTGATATTCCACAGCTTGTATGGCATGGTCTTCCGCTGTATCAAGCCTTCTTGTATTCCCGTGGACATCAACATGGTGGTCAAATTCCTGACGGCGTAAACGTAATGATGCCGCAAATCATCATCGGTGCTCAAATCTTGCACGCGATGGGTATTGCTATGGGCTTTAAATTGAAGAACCAAAAGAACGTTGCGATCACTTACACAGGTGACGGCGGTTCTTCCGAAGGTGACTTCTACGAAGGTCTGAACTATGCAGGTCGTTTCAAACTGCCGGTTATTTTCTTCGTACAAAACAATGGCTATGCCATTACAACACCTTTCTCCAAACAAACTGCAGCTCTGTCTATTGCTCATAAAGCAGTAGCAGCTGGTATCAAAGGCATCAAAGTTGACGGAATGGACGTATTCGCAGTAATCACCGCTGTTAGAGAAGCTGCTGAACGTGCTCGCAATGGAGAAGGCGCTACTTTGATTGAAGCAGTAACTTACCGCTACCGTCCGCATTCCCTGTCTGACGATGCTTCTAAATATCGTACTAAAGACGAGGAAGGCGAGTGGAACGAGAAAGATCCAATCAATCGTCTTGCTAAATATCTGGAGAAAAAAGGTCTCTGGACTGAAGAAGATACAGCTCGCGTGAAAGATGAAGCGAAAGCGAAAGTGAACGACGAGATCAAACGCGCTGAGAAAACAGAAAAAATGACAATCCCTGGCTTGATTGACAGCATGTTCGAGCATACTCCAAAACATTTGGAAGAGCAAAAAGCTGATTTTCAATAA
- a CDS encoding alpha/beta hydrolase, giving the protein MTDSRYLKRTILKDEIESRFLNATRNLRIYLPPGYNEVLSYPVVYCQDGEEFFNFGRIATTANRLILDEGVEPFIIVGVEVDVKTRTQEYAPFGEQFEAYTSAFAKEIIPYIEQKYPVRRTKEERILAGDSLGGSVSLHIALMYSDMFSKVISLSGAYYPESQELYAQSSDLSWLSVWMIVGLQENSFETDHGIFNFVEMNQDTRDLLEERGAKVKYAEKDGRHQWGFWQNELPDALEYFLDKQ; this is encoded by the coding sequence ATGACGGATTCTCGCTATTTGAAACGAACCATCCTGAAGGATGAGATTGAAAGCCGGTTCTTAAACGCAACAAGAAATCTCCGGATCTACCTTCCGCCGGGCTACAATGAAGTATTAAGCTATCCTGTCGTCTACTGTCAGGACGGTGAGGAGTTCTTCAACTTCGGCCGCATAGCTACTACCGCCAATCGTTTAATTTTAGATGAAGGTGTAGAGCCTTTTATCATTGTTGGCGTTGAAGTCGACGTAAAAACCCGCACTCAGGAGTATGCGCCTTTTGGAGAACAATTTGAGGCTTACACTTCTGCCTTTGCGAAAGAAATCATTCCCTATATCGAACAAAAATATCCGGTCCGTCGTACAAAAGAGGAAAGAATTCTTGCCGGGGACTCTCTCGGCGGCAGTGTCTCCCTTCACATTGCGCTTATGTATTCAGATATGTTCAGCAAGGTTATCAGCTTGTCCGGTGCTTATTACCCCGAATCCCAAGAACTGTACGCACAGTCCTCCGACCTGTCATGGCTGAGCGTGTGGATGATTGTGGGACTGCAAGAGAACAGCTTCGAGACGGATCATGGCATCTTCAACTTTGTAGAGATGAATCAGGATACTCGTGACTTGTTAGAAGAGCGTGGAGCTAAAGTGAAGTACGCTGAAAAAGACGGCCGTCATCAGTGGGGCTTCTGGCAAAATGAGCTTCCAGACGCGCTTGAATACTTCCTCGATAAACAATAA
- a CDS encoding low molecular weight protein-tyrosine-phosphatase yields MVRVLFVCLGNICRSPMAEAIFRHKVNERHLEQHILVDSAGTGDWHIGKPPHEGTQKILNLHSVSFEGMTARQVTDSDFGSFDYIVCMDNSNERNVRNLPGAEQANILKFMDLLPDEPHREVPDPYYTGNFDEVHRLIDLGSDVLLDRITKEKLK; encoded by the coding sequence ATGGTTCGAGTATTATTTGTTTGTTTAGGCAACATTTGCAGATCACCGATGGCGGAAGCTATTTTTCGTCATAAAGTGAATGAGAGGCATTTGGAGCAACACATTCTGGTGGATTCTGCAGGGACAGGGGATTGGCATATCGGAAAGCCTCCTCACGAAGGGACACAGAAGATTTTGAATCTGCATTCGGTTAGTTTTGAAGGAATGACGGCAAGACAGGTTACAGACAGCGACTTCGGTTCCTTTGATTATATTGTGTGCATGGATAACTCGAATGAGCGCAACGTCCGTAATTTACCCGGTGCAGAACAAGCCAACATATTAAAATTCATGGATCTGCTTCCTGATGAACCGCATAGAGAGGTGCCGGATCCATACTACACGGGTAATTTTGATGAGGTGCATAGACTGATCGATTTGGGCAGCGATGTGCTGCTGGATAGAATTACGAAAGAAAAGTTGAAATAA
- a CDS encoding trimeric intracellular cation channel family protein, with protein MNVFEIFSIIGTIAFAMSGAFVAMEEDYDILGVVVLGMVTAFGGGVIRNILIGVPVTTLWSQGTFIMLALFSIAIAFILPNSWIGHWKKTEMFFDAIGLSAFAIQGGLYAAEMNHPISAVIVAAVLTGIGGGIIRDLLAGRKPLVLRDEIYAVWAILAGLMIGLHIADDTVSLLILFGAVVFFRMLSVHYRWRLPKRTLQTVENEAPVTPSKQQTLNK; from the coding sequence ATGAATGTGTTTGAGATCTTTAGTATTATAGGTACGATTGCTTTTGCCATGTCCGGTGCGTTCGTTGCTATGGAAGAAGACTATGATATATTAGGTGTCGTCGTTCTCGGAATGGTTACGGCATTCGGCGGCGGAGTTATACGAAATATATTGATTGGTGTTCCCGTTACTACATTGTGGAGTCAAGGCACGTTTATTATGCTGGCATTGTTCTCGATAGCAATCGCATTTATTCTGCCAAACTCATGGATCGGGCATTGGAAGAAGACAGAAATGTTCTTTGACGCGATAGGCTTATCGGCTTTTGCCATTCAAGGCGGACTCTATGCTGCCGAGATGAATCATCCGATCAGTGCCGTGATTGTAGCTGCGGTATTAACAGGGATTGGCGGCGGAATTATTAGAGATTTGCTGGCTGGACGCAAGCCACTGGTGCTCAGAGATGAAATATATGCAGTGTGGGCCATTCTGGCAGGGCTGATGATCGGACTTCATATTGCAGATGATACAGTAAGCTTACTGATTTTGTTTGGTGCGGTTGTCTTCTTCCGCATGCTGTCTGTTCACTATCGATGGAGACTACCGAAGCGTACGCTGCAGACGGTTGAGAATGAAGCTCCGGTTACACCAAGCAAGCAGCAGACTTTGAATAAATAA
- a CDS encoding thiamine diphosphokinase produces the protein MPNTRVAIFTGGDLHEEYIEKLNADDILIGADYGAWYLVHQQLKPTIAVGDFDSVSEEQYKRIEEYSHQVVRCDPIDKDLSDTELALKYAYSFHPAEIVIFGATGSRLDHTLANIQILSKTLKHGIRCSIINRNNLITATDSRITLHKNEYDYISLIPLTTEVRGIDLDGFMYPLSDAVLSIGDSLGISNQIVSSAGTITIKEGILLVIQSKD, from the coding sequence ATGCCGAACACAAGAGTTGCCATCTTTACAGGAGGAGATCTTCATGAGGAATATATCGAGAAGCTGAATGCAGACGACATTTTAATCGGTGCCGATTACGGCGCTTGGTATTTAGTCCATCAGCAGCTCAAGCCTACGATTGCAGTTGGAGATTTTGATTCGGTATCGGAGGAGCAATATAAGCGCATTGAAGAATACAGTCACCAAGTCGTCAGGTGTGATCCCATTGACAAGGACCTGTCTGACACAGAGCTTGCTCTAAAATATGCCTACTCATTTCATCCAGCCGAAATTGTTATTTTTGGCGCAACAGGCTCGAGACTCGATCACACGCTGGCGAATATACAGATCTTATCCAAAACCCTGAAGCACGGTATACGCTGCAGCATTATAAACCGTAACAACCTGATTACTGCAACGGATTCTCGTATTACTTTACATAAGAATGAATATGACTATATATCACTTATCCCTCTAACGACTGAGGTTCGCGGAATCGATCTGGATGGCTTTATGTACCCTCTGTCGGACGCAGTTCTGTCCATAGGAGATTCGCTCGGGATCAGCAATCAAATTGTAAGCTCAGCAGGTACGATTACCATTAAGGAAGGCATTCTGCTCGTCATACAGAGCAAGGACTAA
- a CDS encoding thiazole biosynthesis adenylyltransferase ThiF, which yields MNRQDLSTNALAISDRYSRQELFAPFGKVGQQKLKNSHVVVIGAGALGTGIAETLVRSGVGRITIADRDYVEWSNLQRQQLFSEADAMSRLPKAIAAENRLRQINSEVSINAYVMDVGAEELEELITDSDLIMDATDNFDTRLIINDIAQKHNTPWIYGGCVGSYGITYTILPGETPCLNCLLGEVPLGGDTCDTAGILPQAVQMVTANQTAEAFKLLTGNYEALRRKLLSFDMWRNEYTTIGVDLAKNPNCLSCGHERTYPYLSAANTDRTDVLCGRDTVQIRPARRRELNLQETADRLRALHQGKVEVNPFLVSFHLKAAVRLVIFKDGRALVHGTKDVAEARTIYHRYFG from the coding sequence GTGAATAGACAGGATTTGAGCACAAATGCATTAGCCATATCTGATCGTTACTCGAGACAGGAGCTGTTCGCGCCATTCGGCAAGGTAGGCCAGCAGAAGCTGAAAAATAGTCATGTGGTCGTTATTGGAGCAGGGGCACTTGGAACGGGAATTGCGGAAACGCTGGTTCGTTCAGGCGTAGGTCGTATAACGATCGCTGACCGTGACTATGTGGAGTGGAGTAATCTCCAGAGACAGCAGCTGTTCAGTGAAGCAGATGCGATGTCCCGTCTTCCCAAAGCGATTGCTGCCGAGAATCGGCTTCGCCAAATTAATTCTGAAGTGAGTATTAATGCTTATGTTATGGATGTAGGCGCAGAGGAATTAGAAGAATTGATCACAGACTCAGATTTGATTATGGATGCCACCGATAACTTCGATACCCGGCTGATCATTAATGATATTGCCCAAAAGCACAATACGCCATGGATATATGGAGGATGTGTTGGCAGCTACGGTATCACATATACCATTTTACCTGGGGAAACCCCTTGCTTGAATTGCCTGCTGGGTGAGGTCCCGCTTGGTGGAGACACATGCGACACGGCAGGAATTCTTCCACAAGCGGTCCAGATGGTCACTGCGAATCAGACAGCAGAGGCATTCAAGCTCCTTACCGGAAATTATGAAGCGCTGAGGAGAAAGCTGCTCTCTTTTGACATGTGGCGCAATGAATATACCACGATTGGTGTCGATCTGGCGAAGAATCCGAACTGCCTCTCCTGCGGGCATGAGAGAACATATCCTTATCTAAGTGCAGCAAATACCGATCGAACCGATGTGTTGTGTGGGAGGGATACGGTACAGATCAGGCCTGCACGCAGAAGAGAGCTTAACCTGCAAGAAACGGCCGATCGTTTGCGCGCGCTCCATCAAGGTAAGGTTGAGGTGAATCCTTTTCTCGTCTCTTTTCATCTCAAAGCAGCAGTCCGACTGGTCATATTCAAGGATGGAAGAGCGCTGGTTCATGGAACGAAGGATGTAGCGGAAGCGCGAACGATTTATCATCGATATTTTGGCTGA
- a CDS encoding thiazole synthase, producing the protein MLNIGNYSFGSRLLLGTGKFDDLYVQRNAVEISETEVLTFAVRRLNLEKKDEPHFLDQLDLSKYTLLPNTAGARTAEEAVKIARLAKASGLCDMIKVEVIGDQTTLLPDPLETYTACEILLAEGFVVLPYISDDVMLVKRLQLLGVHAIMPGASPIGSGQGINNPRALELIIEQAAVPVIVDAGIRSPRDAAYAMELGADAVLLNSAVSGAGDPVKMAEAMKYAVWAGRKAYESGMIPVKRYASASSPMEGMIHT; encoded by the coding sequence ATGTTGAATATTGGAAATTATAGCTTTGGTTCTCGGCTGTTATTAGGTACGGGTAAATTCGATGACCTGTATGTTCAGCGCAATGCGGTAGAGATCTCCGAGACGGAAGTGCTTACTTTTGCAGTACGCAGACTGAATCTGGAGAAGAAGGATGAGCCTCATTTTCTGGATCAGCTCGACTTATCCAAGTACACATTACTGCCCAATACGGCTGGAGCAAGAACAGCGGAGGAGGCTGTAAAAATAGCTAGACTAGCAAAAGCCTCTGGACTATGTGATATGATTAAGGTAGAAGTGATCGGGGATCAGACTACACTTCTTCCAGACCCGCTGGAAACATATACAGCCTGCGAAATACTGCTTGCAGAAGGATTTGTTGTACTGCCATACATTTCGGACGATGTGATGCTTGTAAAGAGGTTGCAGCTGCTGGGTGTGCATGCGATCATGCCGGGAGCGTCTCCCATCGGCTCAGGTCAAGGAATCAACAATCCGAGGGCGCTGGAGCTGATTATTGAACAAGCCGCGGTTCCTGTAATCGTCGATGCAGGTATTCGTTCTCCTCGGGATGCAGCCTATGCAATGGAGCTAGGGGCGGATGCCGTTCTGCTGAATTCAGCAGTGTCAGGAGCAGGGGACCCTGTGAAAATGGCAGAAGCGATGAAATATGCTGTATGGGCAGGAAGGAAGGCTTACGAGTCTGGAATGATCCCGGTCAAACGCTACGCATCGGCAAGCAGTCCGATGGAAGGGATGATTCATACGTGA
- the thiS gene encoding sulfur carrier protein ThiS, which yields MKIVINGQYRPVDDSVISVSDLIDSLELGVKTVVVEWNDQILTKDLHSTTKLADGDKIEIVHFVGGG from the coding sequence ATAGTCATTAACGGACAATATAGGCCGGTTGACGATTCTGTTATCTCAGTCAGCGATTTAATAGATTCCCTTGAATTAGGTGTCAAAACGGTGGTGGTCGAGTGGAACGATCAAATATTAACGAAAGATCTGCATTCCACAACGAAGCTTGCAGACGGAGACAAGATCGAGATCGTTCATTTTGTGGGAGGCGGTTAA